A single region of the Pectinophora gossypiella chromosome 2, ilPecGoss1.1, whole genome shotgun sequence genome encodes:
- the LOC126372100 gene encoding tyrosine-protein kinase Drl isoform X2, giving the protein MKWLFFVCLLPACLAHLNVYLSSAEVWRLLGLTAELFYVRDGQINFYALNFVVPVPATIGELHFTWQSLTRRPLPYKLDVEVVSHSEAMHPPTLNITTEGFVPTEPQTWRVDLPCTHAVAAEVDIIISLNVSTGSSSTTLHFRRRKICLKDSPRPAVRVDSVPHSATSADIFYAGAGCAGGALLIAAVAAAACRARARKLRRARSDEQDAHAFLPDSSCKSAASYTSYRRPTSLPAAAAEERARDLQQRIAELTIQRCRVRLRSVAMEGTFGRVYRGTYADEDGREQEVLVKTVAEHASQVQVSLLLQEGCMLYGLHHERVLSVLGVSIEDQTAPFLLYPWGAGWRNLKQFLLACRGVTVGGAAGGAPPPPLTTQHVVRMALHALDGLSYLHSQHVLHKDIAARNCVVDENLRVMIADNALSRDLFPADYHCLGDNENRPIKWLALEALTKRQFSPAADVWALGVLLWELTTLAHQPYAEVDPFEVAAYLRDGYRLQQPANCPDELFAVMAYCWAMSPDDRPTLPQLQIFLRDFHTQLTRFV; this is encoded by the exons GTTTAACAGCAGAGCTATTCTACGTGAGAGATGGGCAGATTAACTTCTATGCACTGAACTTCGTAGTCCCCGTGCCAGCTACTATAGGAGAACTGCACTTCACTTGGCAAAGCCTTACCAGAAGACCG TTACCTTACAAGCTGGACGTAGAAGTAGTGTCGCACTCGGAAGCGATGCACCCGCCGACACTGAACATCACAACCGAGGGATTCGTGCCGACAGAACCGCAAACATGGCGCGTCGACTTGCCTTGTACGCACGCGGTCGCCGCCGAGGTGGACATTATCATATCGCTTAACGTGTCGACCGGTTCCTCGTCTACCACTTTACATTTTCGCCGAAGAAAAATATGTCTGAAAGATTCCCCGAGGCCGGCGGTGAGGGTAGACAGTGTTCCGCATTCGGCGACATCGGCGGATATATTCTACGCGGGGGCGGGTTGCGCGGGTGGAGCACTATTGATAGCGGCGGTGGCTGCGGCTGCCTGCAGGGCTCGCGCGAGGAAACTGAGGCGCGCGCGTAGTGACGAGCAAGACGCACACGCCTTCCTACCTGATTCCTCGTGCAAGTCCGCTGCTAGCTACACCAGCTACCGCCGACCAACCTCGTTGCCCGCGGCAGCGGCTGAGGAGCGTGCCAGAGACCTACAACAGAGAATAGCGGAGCTCACGATACAGCGATGCCGCGTCAGACTCCGCTCCGTGGCGATGGAAGGCACATTCGGCCGCGTCTATAGAGGCACTTATGCTGATGAAGATGGAAGAGAACAAGAAGTTTTGGTGAAGACTGTTGCTGAACATGCGTCGCAGGTTCAG GTCTCGCTACTACTTCAAGAAGGATGTATGCTTTATGGACTTCACCATGAACGAGTGCTCTCAGTCCTCGGCGTTAGCATTGAGGACCAGACAGCGCCATTCTTGCTGTATCCTTGGGGAGCTGGGTGGAGGAACTTGAAGCAGTTCCTGCTGGCTTGCCGGGGCGTGACGGTGGGGGGAGCGGCGGGGGGCGCTCCACCACCGCCGCTGACTACCCAGCACGTCGTCCGAATGGCCCTTCACGCTCTGGACGGTCTATCGTACCTTCATTCGCAGCACGTTCTTCATAAAGACATCGCTGCGAGAAATTGCGT TGTGGATGAGAATCTCCGAGTAATGATCGCGGATAACGCGTTATCACGGGACCTGTTCCCGGCTGACTACCACTGTTTAGGAGACAACGAGAACCGGCCGATCAAGTGGCTGGCTCTGGAGGCGCTGACCAAGAGACAGTTCAGCCCGGCGGCGGACGTGTGGGCGCTGGGCGTGTTGCTATGGGAGCTAACCACGTTGGCTCACCAGCCCTACGCTGAGGTGGACCCGTTCGAGGTCGCCGCGTACCTTAGAGATGGGTACCGGTTGCAGCAGCCTGCCAATTGTCCAGATGAGCT GTTCGCAGTGATGGCGTACTGCTGGGCCATGTCACCCGACGACCGGCCAACGTTGCCTCAACTGCAGATCTTCCTCCGAGACTTCCACACGCAGCTCACGAGGTTCGTGTAA
- the LOC126372100 gene encoding tyrosine-protein kinase Drl isoform X1, whose product MKWLFFVCLLPACLAHLNVYLSSAEVWRLLGLTAELFYVRDGQINFYALNFVVPVPATIGELHFTWQSLTRRPLPYKLDVEVVSHSEAMHPPTLNITTEGFVPTEPQTWRVDLPCTHAVAAEVDIIISLNVSTGSSSTTLHFRRRKICLKDSPRPAVRVDSVPHSATSADIFYAGAGCAGGALLIAAVAAAACRARARKLRRARSDEQDAHAFLPDSSCKSAASYTSYRRPTSLPAAAAEERARDLQQRIAELTIQRCRVRLRSVAMEGTFGRVYRGTYADEDGREQEVLVKTVAEHASQVQVIIVSLLLQEGCMLYGLHHERVLSVLGVSIEDQTAPFLLYPWGAGWRNLKQFLLACRGVTVGGAAGGAPPPPLTTQHVVRMALHALDGLSYLHSQHVLHKDIAARNCVVDENLRVMIADNALSRDLFPADYHCLGDNENRPIKWLALEALTKRQFSPAADVWALGVLLWELTTLAHQPYAEVDPFEVAAYLRDGYRLQQPANCPDELFAVMAYCWAMSPDDRPTLPQLQIFLRDFHTQLTRFV is encoded by the exons GTTTAACAGCAGAGCTATTCTACGTGAGAGATGGGCAGATTAACTTCTATGCACTGAACTTCGTAGTCCCCGTGCCAGCTACTATAGGAGAACTGCACTTCACTTGGCAAAGCCTTACCAGAAGACCG TTACCTTACAAGCTGGACGTAGAAGTAGTGTCGCACTCGGAAGCGATGCACCCGCCGACACTGAACATCACAACCGAGGGATTCGTGCCGACAGAACCGCAAACATGGCGCGTCGACTTGCCTTGTACGCACGCGGTCGCCGCCGAGGTGGACATTATCATATCGCTTAACGTGTCGACCGGTTCCTCGTCTACCACTTTACATTTTCGCCGAAGAAAAATATGTCTGAAAGATTCCCCGAGGCCGGCGGTGAGGGTAGACAGTGTTCCGCATTCGGCGACATCGGCGGATATATTCTACGCGGGGGCGGGTTGCGCGGGTGGAGCACTATTGATAGCGGCGGTGGCTGCGGCTGCCTGCAGGGCTCGCGCGAGGAAACTGAGGCGCGCGCGTAGTGACGAGCAAGACGCACACGCCTTCCTACCTGATTCCTCGTGCAAGTCCGCTGCTAGCTACACCAGCTACCGCCGACCAACCTCGTTGCCCGCGGCAGCGGCTGAGGAGCGTGCCAGAGACCTACAACAGAGAATAGCGGAGCTCACGATACAGCGATGCCGCGTCAGACTCCGCTCCGTGGCGATGGAAGGCACATTCGGCCGCGTCTATAGAGGCACTTATGCTGATGAAGATGGAAGAGAACAAGAAGTTTTGGTGAAGACTGTTGCTGAACATGCGTCGCAGGTTCAGGTAATTATT GTCTCGCTACTACTTCAAGAAGGATGTATGCTTTATGGACTTCACCATGAACGAGTGCTCTCAGTCCTCGGCGTTAGCATTGAGGACCAGACAGCGCCATTCTTGCTGTATCCTTGGGGAGCTGGGTGGAGGAACTTGAAGCAGTTCCTGCTGGCTTGCCGGGGCGTGACGGTGGGGGGAGCGGCGGGGGGCGCTCCACCACCGCCGCTGACTACCCAGCACGTCGTCCGAATGGCCCTTCACGCTCTGGACGGTCTATCGTACCTTCATTCGCAGCACGTTCTTCATAAAGACATCGCTGCGAGAAATTGCGT TGTGGATGAGAATCTCCGAGTAATGATCGCGGATAACGCGTTATCACGGGACCTGTTCCCGGCTGACTACCACTGTTTAGGAGACAACGAGAACCGGCCGATCAAGTGGCTGGCTCTGGAGGCGCTGACCAAGAGACAGTTCAGCCCGGCGGCGGACGTGTGGGCGCTGGGCGTGTTGCTATGGGAGCTAACCACGTTGGCTCACCAGCCCTACGCTGAGGTGGACCCGTTCGAGGTCGCCGCGTACCTTAGAGATGGGTACCGGTTGCAGCAGCCTGCCAATTGTCCAGATGAGCT GTTCGCAGTGATGGCGTACTGCTGGGCCATGTCACCCGACGACCGGCCAACGTTGCCTCAACTGCAGATCTTCCTCCGAGACTTCCACACGCAGCTCACGAGGTTCGTGTAA
- the LOC126372153 gene encoding uncharacterized protein LOC126372153 isoform X2: protein MADDERFHHLIAARGYVKGTLTRIFNFVASEQFNKATMDTLNIRKSRLETSFKEYEQFNVEIIQLSDDDKEDVESMEDKYYSALSSLSSQLSLLSGTAMRTEKPNTPSTSSATAAKLNLPQIQIKPFTGKYGDFKPFIQLYNSMIHNNSSLDNIQRMYYLRTLLKDEPYDLIKNLPLLDESYEEALQLINSRYDNRHLIICDHINTILDMPSVSKSTSVQLREFISTVRQEIAALKNLDDSVKSWDAILLCLLFRKLDTYTARAYQMERDLKADPSLKEFLEYLERRAMALETADQGMVRKKLAVNIATDSGASGCLKCDTAIHEARAPLIAE from the exons ATGGCAGACGACGAGCGTTTTCATCATTTAATTGCAGCAAGAGGATACGTAAAGGGCACGTTGACAcggatttttaattttgtggCTAGTGAACAATTCAACAAGGCGACTATGGACACCTTAAACATTCGCAAGTCGCGGCTCGAGACTTCGTTCAAGGAGTACGAGCAGTTTAATGTGGAAATAATACAACTTAGTGATGACGACAAGGAGGATGTGGAGTCCATGGAGGACAAGTATTACTCGGCCCTTAGTTCCCTGAGCAGCCAACTGTCTTTGCTCTCTGGTACGGCTATGCGTACCGAGAAGCCTAACACGCCGTCAACGTCGTCTGCCACGGCTGCCAAGCTCAATCtgcctcaaattcaaattaaacctTTCACTGGTAAGTACGGTGACTTTAAACCGTTTATTCAACTGTATAACAGTATGATTCATAACAACAGTTCGTTAGACAATATCCAACGCATGTACTATTTAAGGACTTTGTTAAAAGATGAGCCTTATGACTTAATTAAGAACTTACCTTTGTTAGACGAGAGCTATGAAGAGGcattacaattaattaacagTAGATATGACAATCGTCACTTGATTATTTGTGATCATATTAACACAATCTTGGATATGCCCTCTGTATCAAAATCAACCTCAGTGCAACTGCGCGAGTTTATATCGACAGTTAGGCAGGAAATTGCGGCTTTAAAGAACTTAGACGACTCAGTTAAATCGTGGGATGCCATATTATTGTGTCTTTTGTTTCGCAAACTAGATACCTACACGGCACGAGCATATCAGATGGAACGAGACCTGAAGGCTGACCCGTCCCTCAAGGAGTTCCTTGAGTACCTAGAACGACGAGCCATGGCTCTGGAAACTGCAGACCAGGGTATGGTAAGGAAGAAACTGGCTGTCAACATCGCAACCGACTCAGGAGCCTCCGGATGTCTGAAAT GTGATACTGCCATCCACGAAGCCAGAGCGCCTCTCATTGCAGAATGA
- the LOC126372153 gene encoding uncharacterized protein LOC126372153 isoform X1 translates to MNEHSRSTRLRTVFDGSLKGSKGVSLNDLLLNGPVVQRDLFDIILLYRFGAYTITADIRHMFRNIRINPQYTSLQNVLWRDNPNEDIKCIQLDTVTYGLKSSSYLATRCLKELSTRFNNELPLASFILDNCCYVDDILYSNDDLSTLVTAKNELREMLARGGFQTHKWTSNNPDVLSDILPEQRHLNELPSPENQSFKALGLNVDLSDDSFIISSPEPYDFKRVTKRNILSYVCKFFDPMGYASPIIVRAKVILQKIWSANVGWDSPLPENIKNEWLQFIESLNKLEPIYLSRNIPVKQAGKVELIGFADASSKVAYGCCTYLRVTSSTGEVLLSLLCSKSRINPLSKSLTVPRLELNACLLLAKLVKKVYETIQLKIPIHNVYLFSDSKIVLAWMKTEVAKLGAYVANRIKVVCDLTSNFHWLYVNTIDNPADLVSRGINPSDLPHSKLWWHGPDFLRNSEYSFNEHMDLPVNLPELKSATPESPANLPEARPPAP, encoded by the coding sequence ATGAATGAACACAGTAGGTCAACTCGCTTAAGAACTGTTTTTGATGGATCATTGAAGGGTAGCAAGGGAGTGTCTTTGAATGACTTGCTATTGAATGGACCTGTTGTTCAACGAGACCTCTTTGATATCATTTTATTGTACCGTTTCGGCGCGTACACGATTACGGCTGACATTCGCCATATGTTTAGGAACATACGAATCAATCCTCAGTACACTTCCTTACAAAATGTGTTGTGGCGGGACAATCCAAATGAGGACATTAAATGTATTCAATTGGATACCGTTACGTACGGGCTAAAAAGTTCTAGTTACCTGGCCACACGCTGTTTAAAAGAGTTATCAACGCGATTTAATAATGAGCTCCCATTAGCTTCATTTATTCTTGATAATTGTTGTTACGTTGATGACATTTTATATTCTAATGACGACTTATCTACGTTAGTTACAGCAAAGAATGAGTTGCGGGAAATGCTTGCTAGAGGTGGATTTCAGACACATAAATGGACGTCCAACAACCCTGACGTCTTGTCTGACATACTGCCGGAACAGCGGCACTTAAATGAGCTGCCTAGCCCAGAGAATCAGAGTTTTAAAGCACTAGGTTTGAATGTCGATTTAAGTGACGATTCTTTCATAATTTCATCCCCTGAACCATACGATTTTAAACGAGTAACTAAGcgtaatattttaagttacgtTTGCAAATTTTTCGATCCCATGGGTTACGCAAGCCCCATTATAGTTAGGGCAAAGGTCATACTACAGAAGATATGGTCTGCAAACGTAGGTTGGGACTCTCCTCTCcctgaaaacataaaaaatgaaTGGTTACAATTTATAGAAAGCTTGAATAAGTTAGAGccaatttatttaagtaggaaTATTCCTGTGAAGCAAGCAGGCAAGGTGGAGCTCATTGGGTTTGCCGATGCCTCCAGCAAGGTGGCTTATGGTTGCTGTACATACCTGCGGGTCACATCGTCGACAGGTGAGGTGCTGCTAAGTTTACTTTGCTCTAAATCCAGGATTAATCCCCTTAGTAAAAGCCTAACTGTTCCCAGGCTTGAGTTGAATGCATGTCTGTTACTTGCAAAGTTAGTTAAAAAAGTGTATGAAACTATTCAGTTAAAAATTCCCATCCATAACGTATACTTGTTCTCTGATAGCAAGATAGTACTTGCTTGGATGAAGACAGAGGTGGCAAAGCTGGGAGCATATGTGGCAAATAGAATAAAAGTTGTTTGCGACTTAACATCCAACTTTCACTGGCTTTATGTTAATACTATTGATAACCCTGCCGATCTAGTAAGCAGAGGTATTAACCCCAGTGATCTTCCACACTCCAAGTTATGGTGGCACGGCCCAGACTTTCTGCGAAACAGTGAGTATTCATTCAATGAACATATGGACTTACCTGTTAATTTACCTGAGCTGAAGTCTGCTACACCCGAGTCACCTGCAAACCTACCTGAAGCCCGTCCTCCAGCGCCGTGA